The Vibrio sp. STUT-A11 region AACGTGTTGGTTGCCACTTTTTATTGCAACAAACATCATCTAATTTCATTTTTTATGTGATACAATCCCGCCTCTTTTTTTCTCACTCAAGAACAAGCATGAAGTTTCCCGGCCAGCGTAAATCTAAACACTACTTTCCAACTCACGCTCGTGATCCAATCGTTAACCAAATTCGACAAACACCAAAGTTATATCGTCCAACGATTGTCGGTGTAGGCCAAACCATCGTCGATATCGAAGCGCGTGTAGACGATGCGTTTTTAGAGAAGTACAACTTAAGTAAAGGACACTCTCTCGTTCTTGAAGAGAACAAAGCCGATGCACTGTACGAAGAGCTGGTTGAACAAGGCCTGATTACGCACCAATATCCTGGAGATACCATTGGTAATACGCTGCACAACTACTCAGTACTTGCAGACAGTAAATCAGTACTTCTAGGCGTCATGTCTAAGAACATTCAAGTAGGTTCATTTGCATACCGATACCTATGTAAAACTTCTTCTCGCATGAACCTTAATCATCTACAAACGGTAGATGGCCCTATTGGTCGTTGCTATACCCTTATTTCTCAAGATGGCGAACGTACCTTTGCGATAAACGAAGGTCACATGAACCAACTTCTACCAGAAAGTATTCCGGAAGAAGTATTCAGCAAAGCATCAGCGTTGGTCGTCTCTTCTTATCTCATGCGTGGCAAAAAAGAAGACCCAATGCCACAAGCGGTACAGAAAGCGATCGATTATGCTAAAAAGCACGATGTCCCGGTTGTACTTACGCTAGGAACGAAATACGTGATCGAAGGTAATGCAGAGTGGTGGCAGGAATACATTCGTGAAAATGTATCTGTAGTTGCTATGAATGAAGAGGAAGGCGCGGCTCTAACTGGATTAACCGATCCACTAGCAGCAGCCGATAAAACGCTTGATTGGGTCGACCTAGTTCTGTGCACCGCAGGTCCAAATGGCTTGTACATGGCAGGATACACTGACGAGACAGTAAAACGTGAAACCACGCATGACATTTTGGAAAGCAGCATTGGTGAATTCAACCAATACGAATTTAGCCGAGCAATGCGCAAATCTGACTGTAAAAATGCGATGAAAGTGTACTCTCACATTGGCCCATACTTAGGCGGACCACTGGAAATTAAGAATACTAATGGTGCTGGCGATGCAGCACTTTCAGCACTTCTGCATGATATGGCAGCAAACTCATTCCACCAGAAAGAAGTGCCGGGGTCAGAAAAGCACGAAGTACGCTGCTTAACATACTCTTCGCTCTCCCAAATTTGTAAATACGCAAACCGAGTGAGTTATGAAGTATTAACACAGCACTCTCCTCGCCTGTCTCGTGCACTTCCTGAACGCGAAGACAGTTTAGAAGAGGCATACTGGGATCGCTAATAAGCTGATTTTCAGTGTAAAAATTCACTTAGGTCACCATTTGGTGGCCTTTTTGTTTTGATCTAGAGCAGTGTTTGGTTGTTTTTGCTAATATGCACCGCAAAGATTCGCATTAAATTCTTTACAGTTAGTTTTTTACCAGTATTATTCTCGCGCAAACGATTGCGTAACAGCAATGCCTTCGCTTTATGCACTACGGTTTAGTCACTTTGGGAGCATCCATGCAGTCCGACATTGAAATTTGCCGAAACACCCCTCTATCCTCAATCGATACTATTGCCGCGAATGCAGGTTTACAGCCTGATGAATATGATACGCACGGCAAACACAAAGCCAAAGTTCATCCAAGATGTTTAAATCGTCTCAAAGATAACAAAGACGGTAAATTAGTATTAGTCACTGCTATAACACCAACCCCCCTCGGCGAAGGTAAAACGGTTACAACGATTGGACTGGCACAAGGTTTAGCAAAGCTGAACCAATCGGTAATGGCTTGTATTAGACAGCCTTCTATGGGGCCAGTCTTTGGGGTCAAAGGAGGTGCAGCAGGTGGTGGGTACTCTCAGGTTGCACCAATGGAAGAGTTAAACTTACATTTAACTGGTGATATTCACGCTGTTACCGCTGCTCATAACCTTGCTTCAGCCGCGCTAGATGCACGTATCTATCACGAACAACGTCAAGGCTATAACGCATTTGAAGCTCGTACCGGTTTAAAAGCGTTGAAAATTGATATCAACAGTATCACGTGGAAACGCGTGATGGACCACAATGATCGTGCTTTACGCATGGTAACGATTGGTTTAAATGAACCAGAAAAAACCATTAATGGTATCGAACGAAGCGAAGGGTTCGACATTACTGCGGCCTCTGAGCTAATGGCGATCATCGCGTTAGCTAAAGATCTAAAAGATCTGCGTAAGCGGATCGGTCAAATCGTTGTCGCATATGATTTGGATGGTCACCCTGTCACAACCGAAGATCTTCAAGTCGCTGGGGCAATGGCAGTCACATTAAAAGAAGCTATTGCACCGACATTGATGCAGACGTTAGAAGGAGTCCCTACTCTTATTCACGCTGGTCCGTTTGCTAATATTGCTCACGGTAACTCTTCTATCATTGCAGATGAAATTGCACTAAAACTTTCTAGTTACACCGTAACTGAAGCCGGTTTTGGATCGGATATGGGGCTAGAAAAGGCCTGCAATATAAAAGCAGCAGCCTCAAACCACGCTCCCGACTGTGTTGTTATCGTTGCAACTCTGCGTGGTATTAAAGCGAATTCAGGACATTATGACCTTCGCCCGGGCGTTGCGATTCCTGATTCGATATTTAACCCAGATAAACCAGCACTAGAAGCCGGATTCGAAAACTTAAAGTGGCATATAGATAACGTTAAGAAGTATGGCCTCCCGGCCGTTGTCGCGATTAACCAATTTCCGCAAGACTGCGAACAGGAGCTCTCAGCGCTGCGTCATTTGATTCGTGAGTATGACCCACGTGTCAATGTTGCCATAAGTACCGCGTTTTCAAAGGGTGGTGAAGGTACAGTAGAACTTGCTCAGTTTGTGGTAGACGCCTGTAATACGCAAACTAATTTCCGACCGCTCTATACCAAAGAACAAACACTGAAAGAGAAATTGATGTCAGTTTGTGAGGCTGGGTATGGCGCATCAAATGTGGAACTGAGTGCGTTGAGTCTCGAGCAGCTCAACCGGTTCGAAAAGTTAGGCTTTAATGATCTTGCAGTGTGCATAGCTAAGACACCGCTTTCTATTACCACCGACTCTGGCGTAAAAGGGGCACCACGTGGATTCACGGTTCCAATACGTGAGTTACGTTTATGTGCTGGCGCAGGATTTATTTACGCACTATCCGGCAGTGTGATGACAATGCCTGGGCTACCGGATAAGCCCGCATTTATGAACTTAGATTTAGATGATGAAGGCAACATCCTCGGTTTGTCATAACGACATCTCGGATCAACATACGAGTAAATCTTGATTATAGGGAGCGTACACCGCTCTCTATATCTTATTGTTTTGGCGGTGCTTTACATTGTAAATCTTGCGCTATTTTAGCCAACTATCCGCTTGCATCAACACAGTGCATACCATTATCACCCTTCCCTAAAGTGGTGCGTTACTTGTAAGTGTTTAAATTAATCCCTTTGATTTTTAAAAAGTTATTCTATGGCTCGATTCTTGTACTAAAGTTGCAGTAGAACATAAACACACCAGTACATGTCATCCAAAATATCGTTTGCTTTAAACCATCTCTCCCCGGTTCAGCACTATTTTGGGTCATGTAATACAAGGGAAAGGGAACACTATGCAAGACGCACTCGCCGTAATTTTAGCTGGAGGTGTGGGCTCCAGACTTAGCCCACTTACTGATGACCGCGCCAAACCGGCTGTACCATTCGGTGGCAAGTATCGTATCATCGATTTCACGCTAACTAACTGCCTCAACTCAGGTTTAAGAAAAATATTAGTCCTGACACAATACAAGTCTCATTCGCTACAAAAGCACCTTCGTGATGGTTGGTCGATCTTTAATCCCGAGCTTGGTGAATACATTACCGCTATTCCGCCTCAAATGCGCAAAGGTGGTGCATGGTATGAAGGTACTGCCGACGCGATTTACCACAACTTATGGCTATTGTCCCGTAATGATGCAAATTACGTAGTGGTATTGTCCGGTGACCATATCTACCGAATGGATTACGCAGCCATGTTGGAAGAACATAAAGAGAAAGGCGCCAAACTTACCGTCGCGTGTATGGATGTCCCGGTAGAAGAAGCTTCTGCGTTTGGTGTGATGGGCACCGAGGAAAATGGGTTAGTTAAATCATTTATCGAGAAACCCGAGACCCCTCCAACTCTGCCTGACGATCCATCAAAAAGCCTGGTTTCGATGGGTATTTATATTTTTGATATGGACGTCCTGAAAGATGCGCTGCGAGATGATGCAAACAACGAAAATTCCAGCCACGACTTTGGTAAAGACATCATACCGAAATTAATCGATACAGAATCTGTGTACGCTTATAAATTCTGCGGTAGCAAAGGACGTGTTGATGCGGACTGTTACTGGAGAGATGTAGGTACAATTGACTCGTTCTTTGAAGCGAATATGGATTTGTTAGAGCCCGTACCACCGATGAATTTGTACCAATCAAACTGGGCGATTCGTACTTATGAGCCTCAATTTCCACCAGCGCGTACCGTATCATCAGCGACAGGTAACGAAGGCATTTTCATCAACTCTATCATTGCCAACGGTGTCATTAATTCAGGTGGTTCAGTTCAACATTCAATTATTTCCTCTAACGTTCGTATAAAAGACAGTGCCACCGTCGTCGACAGCATTCTTTTTGATGATGTTGAGGTCGGTGAAGGATGCCAGCTCGTCAATTGCATTATCGATAAACACGTTCGCATCCCTCCGAATACTCAGATTGGACTCAATAAAGTAGAAGACGCTAAAAGGTTCCGAATTTCAGAGAAAGGCATTGTCGTCGTTCCTGAAAGTTATACGTTTTGATGCTTCTCAACTCCCTCTCTAAACCCAAAAGCGCACGATTTACCTCGTGCGCTTTTGGGTAGTTTTTACATACTCTAACTCAGCAACTATTGATAGTAGTAAGCCAAAAAATCACAACTTGTGACTTAAGTTAACTAAGCCTTTGTAGACCTTGGTGTTTCATTAAAGTGGCGTTTGTACTCACGACTAAACTGGGACGGGCTACTGTAACCAACCAATCGCGCTGCATCATTCACTCGCCGGCCTTCTAGTTGGATCAAATCTCGAGCTTTATTCAGTCGTACTTTTTTGATGTATTGCAGAGGAGATTCGAGTGTGACACTACGAAATGCCTGATGAAATGCAGAAATACTCATGTTGGCTTCTTCCGCGAGAGTCTGCACGTTCAGTTGCTCATTATATGCCTGATGAACACGCGTCAATGCTTTTGCCACTCTTGCATAAGAACCCTCCTGTTGAGCGAGCTCAAATAATACGTACCCTTCCTTACTAACTAAGGTTCGATAAACGATTTCCTCTAGTAGTAGTTCGCCTAGCATTGCAACATCAAGATCACTGCAAAGTGCAATCATCAATCTTTTACACGCATCCAACATACTCGAGTTCATTTTGACGGATTTAAGCCCACATAGAGAGCTATCTGAACACGTATTACTGTAATTCTGAGCTTCTAGTTTTTTGACGAGTTTATTCAGCAACGCCGGTGCGATATCAATCGAGATCCCCAGTAATGGCTCATCGCTGGATGCGAACGCTTCGCACTCCAGTGGCATTGGTACACCAACAACAAGGTAATCATCTGGACCGTACTGCACCGGACTAGCGCCAATATGAATATTTTTATGTCCTTGCCCTAATACAATGATCCCAGATTGATAAACAAAAGGCTGCCGGGCGTTACCCTTACTACTACGATAAAACCACACCCCTTCAATCGCCGTTTGTTTAATCCCTTCTAAATCCTGTAAGTCATGCAGCTCAACATACCGCTTCATAATTTCTGCTAGTGAACTCATTTTTCCCCCAACAACTAGCTAACGACTTTGTTCTACGCAGTGAACATGCACACTATATACCCATCAAAACAATACATTCTATATATTCACGATAAGATTTGTAGAAATAGGCAAGTTATTTACACAAATAAGCCTACTACATCCATCCGGCTAGTACTAATATGCACATATTCAATCTCCTCAACAAAGAAACAAGAGGCCTGTAATGAACTTTTCTTACGTCAATCCAACCAAAATTTACTTTGGTCAGAACCAAATCGATTCAATCAAAGAAGCC contains the following coding sequences:
- the glgC gene encoding glucose-1-phosphate adenylyltransferase, whose product is MQDALAVILAGGVGSRLSPLTDDRAKPAVPFGGKYRIIDFTLTNCLNSGLRKILVLTQYKSHSLQKHLRDGWSIFNPELGEYITAIPPQMRKGGAWYEGTADAIYHNLWLLSRNDANYVVVLSGDHIYRMDYAAMLEEHKEKGAKLTVACMDVPVEEASAFGVMGTEENGLVKSFIEKPETPPTLPDDPSKSLVSMGIYIFDMDVLKDALRDDANNENSSHDFGKDIIPKLIDTESVYAYKFCGSKGRVDADCYWRDVGTIDSFFEANMDLLEPVPPMNLYQSNWAIRTYEPQFPPARTVSSATGNEGIFINSIIANGVINSGGSVQHSIISSNVRIKDSATVVDSILFDDVEVGEGCQLVNCIIDKHVRIPPNTQIGLNKVEDAKRFRISEKGIVVVPESYTF
- a CDS encoding formate--tetrahydrofolate ligase, which encodes MQSDIEICRNTPLSSIDTIAANAGLQPDEYDTHGKHKAKVHPRCLNRLKDNKDGKLVLVTAITPTPLGEGKTVTTIGLAQGLAKLNQSVMACIRQPSMGPVFGVKGGAAGGGYSQVAPMEELNLHLTGDIHAVTAAHNLASAALDARIYHEQRQGYNAFEARTGLKALKIDINSITWKRVMDHNDRALRMVTIGLNEPEKTINGIERSEGFDITAASELMAIIALAKDLKDLRKRIGQIVVAYDLDGHPVTTEDLQVAGAMAVTLKEAIAPTLMQTLEGVPTLIHAGPFANIAHGNSSIIADEIALKLSSYTVTEAGFGSDMGLEKACNIKAAASNHAPDCVVIVATLRGIKANSGHYDLRPGVAIPDSIFNPDKPALEAGFENLKWHIDNVKKYGLPAVVAINQFPQDCEQELSALRHLIREYDPRVNVAISTAFSKGGEGTVELAQFVVDACNTQTNFRPLYTKEQTLKEKLMSVCEAGYGASNVELSALSLEQLNRFEKLGFNDLAVCIAKTPLSITTDSGVKGAPRGFTVPIRELRLCAGAGFIYALSGSVMTMPGLPDKPAFMNLDLDDEGNILGLS
- a CDS encoding AraC family transcriptional regulator encodes the protein MSSLAEIMKRYVELHDLQDLEGIKQTAIEGVWFYRSSKGNARQPFVYQSGIIVLGQGHKNIHIGASPVQYGPDDYLVVGVPMPLECEAFASSDEPLLGISIDIAPALLNKLVKKLEAQNYSNTCSDSSLCGLKSVKMNSSMLDACKRLMIALCSDLDVAMLGELLLEEIVYRTLVSKEGYVLFELAQQEGSYARVAKALTRVHQAYNEQLNVQTLAEEANMSISAFHQAFRSVTLESPLQYIKKVRLNKARDLIQLEGRRVNDAARLVGYSSPSQFSREYKRHFNETPRSTKA
- a CDS encoding inosine/guanosine kinase, with translation MKFPGQRKSKHYFPTHARDPIVNQIRQTPKLYRPTIVGVGQTIVDIEARVDDAFLEKYNLSKGHSLVLEENKADALYEELVEQGLITHQYPGDTIGNTLHNYSVLADSKSVLLGVMSKNIQVGSFAYRYLCKTSSRMNLNHLQTVDGPIGRCYTLISQDGERTFAINEGHMNQLLPESIPEEVFSKASALVVSSYLMRGKKEDPMPQAVQKAIDYAKKHDVPVVLTLGTKYVIEGNAEWWQEYIRENVSVVAMNEEEGAALTGLTDPLAAADKTLDWVDLVLCTAGPNGLYMAGYTDETVKRETTHDILESSIGEFNQYEFSRAMRKSDCKNAMKVYSHIGPYLGGPLEIKNTNGAGDAALSALLHDMAANSFHQKEVPGSEKHEVRCLTYSSLSQICKYANRVSYEVLTQHSPRLSRALPEREDSLEEAYWDR